The Catenuloplanes niger genome includes a window with the following:
- a CDS encoding acyl-CoA carboxylase subunit epsilon — protein sequence MHSGNRAPDLTILRGTPNPQEIAALVGALRALTRPEPADPDRSPSWWARSTRPGYTPPWRRSALPR from the coding sequence ATGCACTCCGGCAACCGTGCTCCAGATCTCACGATCCTCCGCGGTACGCCCAACCCCCAGGAGATCGCCGCACTGGTGGGCGCACTGCGTGCGCTGACACGGCCCGAGCCGGCGGATCCCGACCGCTCGCCGTCGTGGTGGGCACGCTCCACACGCCCCGGCTACACACCGCCTTGGCGACGCTCCGCACTGCCCCGGTGA
- a CDS encoding M50 family metallopeptidase, whose translation MSIDSLTDLRDQLLGAQPDPPFLLVLITALIALAVVFVRVTWRVGRNAITIAHEGGHALAAVLTGRRLTGIKLHSDTSGLTLSAGRPTGPGMTFTLLAGYVAPSLIGLLGAWLLGGNRITLLLWVTVAALLAMLIMIRNVYGIVSILVTGAIVLGVSWYAEPEVQAAFAYTGVWFLLIGGVRPVFELQSMRSWGRMPQSDADQLAGITRVPAIFWVGVFLAVNLAALVGGVLLLAGTYLPELPALG comes from the coding sequence GTGTCGATCGACAGCCTGACTGATCTGCGGGACCAGCTCCTCGGTGCGCAACCGGACCCGCCGTTCCTGCTCGTCCTCATCACGGCGCTGATCGCGCTGGCCGTGGTGTTCGTGCGCGTCACCTGGCGGGTGGGCCGCAACGCGATCACGATCGCGCACGAGGGCGGGCACGCGCTCGCCGCCGTGCTCACCGGTCGCCGGCTGACCGGCATCAAGCTGCACTCGGACACGTCCGGGCTGACTCTCTCGGCCGGCCGGCCGACCGGACCGGGCATGACGTTCACGCTGCTGGCCGGCTATGTGGCGCCGTCACTGATCGGTCTGCTCGGCGCGTGGCTGCTCGGCGGCAACCGGATCACGCTGCTGCTGTGGGTCACGGTGGCCGCGCTGCTGGCGATGCTGATCATGATCAGGAACGTCTACGGGATCGTCTCGATCCTGGTCACCGGCGCGATCGTGCTGGGCGTCTCCTGGTACGCCGAGCCGGAGGTGCAGGCCGCGTTCGCGTACACCGGCGTGTGGTTCCTGCTGATCGGCGGCGTCCGCCCGGTCTTCGAGCTGCAGTCGATGCGCAGCTGGGGCCGGATGCCGCAGTCGGACGCGGACCAGCTGGCCGGCATCACCCGGGTGCCGGCGATCTTCTGGGTCGGCGTGTTCCTGGCCGTGAACCTGGCCGCGCTGGTCGGCGGCGTGCTGCTGCTCGCCGGCACCTACCTGCCGGAGCTGCCGGCCCTCGGCTAG